The Streptomyces sp. NBC_00454 DNA segment CTACGCTAAGGAAATTTTTTCACTGGCTAAGTACTAGTGGGTATCGGAGTCCCCGCAGGAGTCCCAGAACCCCGCCAGGGCGGCCGCCGTGGCCAGCGGATCCTCGGCGTTCGGCGAGTGTGCCGTACCCGCGACCACTACCCGGTAAGCGCCCAGCAACCGCGCCGTGTCGTCCATCCACTCCACCGGCCACACCGGGTCCGAGGCCCCCGAGAGCACCAGCTTCGCCAGCCCGGGCGCCGCGGCGGCGAGCTCCGCGGTCCGGTCCGGCTCGCTGACCAGCGCCCGGCCGGTGACGATCAGCTGCTCCGGGACCGTCCCCACCCACCGCTCGCGCAGGAACTGAGCGAGCTCGGCGGAATCGGGGGCCTCGTCGCGCGGATCCATGGCGCGCATCGCGGCCCAGATGCCGGGCATGTCCTCGCCCATCACCTCCAGCGCGGAGATCAGCATCTTCGTACGGTCCTGCTGGTCCTCGCAGACCGCGCGCGGGCCGCTGCTCATCAGCGTGAGGCTCGCGAAGGGGGCCGGATCGCGGATCACGGCCGCCCGGGCGATCAGCCCGCCCAGCGAGTGCCCCAGCAGGTGCACCGGGCCGCCGTCGGCCAGGGCCGCCGTCTGCGCGAGGACGTCCTTGGCCAGCTCCTCCAGGGCGTACGGGGCCTCCGTGCGCGGGCCGCCGCTCTCGTGCTGGCCCCGCCCGTCGACGGCGACCACCCGGTAGCCCGCCGCGGCCAGCGGCGCGAGGAGGCCGATGAAGTCCTCCTTGCTGCCCGTGTAGCCGGGGACCAGCAGGGCGGTGCCGCGCACGGGCCCGCCGGAGCCGAGCCCGGGGGAGGCCTCGTGCACGGCGAACTCGCCGCGGGCGGTGGACAGGCGGTACGCACGGCCCGCGGGGGGCAGGGTGAGGCTCGGCGGCTTGCTCATGGCCCGAGGTTACCGGCCCGTAGCCCCGTACGGCAGTGCGACCGGACGGGCCCGGATACGCCGATGGCCCCGGCCCCCTCGGAAGGGGATCGGGGCCATCGGACGGGCGTTACGCCTCCGGCGTCTCCACCGGAGCTGCGGCGGCCTTGCGGGTCCGGGTGCGCTTCGGCTTGACCGGAGCCTCCTCGGTGGCCGGAGCGGCGGCCTCGGCGGCCGGAGCCTCCGGGGCGGCGGCCGCGACCTTGCGGGTGCGGGTCCGCTTGGGCTTGACCGGAGCCTCCTCCGCCACCGGAGCGGCGGCCTCGGCGACGACCTCGGCGGCCGGGGCGGCAACGGCGACCTTGCGGGTCCGGGTGCGCTTCGGCTTGACCGGGGCTTCCTCGGCGACCGCGACCGCGACCGCGGCGACGGCCGGAGCGACCGCAGCGACCGGAGCCTCGACCACGGCGGCCTGCGCGACGACCTCGGCCACCGGGGCGGCCGCGGCCTTGCGGGGCGCACGGGCGCGCGGGGCGCTGCTGCGGGGGGCGCTGCTCCGCGGGGCGCTGCTCCGCGAGGCGCGGACCGGCTCCACCATCGGGGCCATCTGGAAGTCGGGCTCGGGCTCCACGACGAACGGGGCCAGGGGTTCCAGCGCCGTCGCGGGGGCGACGAAGGTGGCGGCCGGCGCGGCGGACCGGGTCCGGCGGCGGCGCGGCTTGCGCGCCTCCTCGACGGCCGGAGCCTGCGCGGCGGCCGGGACCTGCGCGGCCTGCGGAGCCTCGGCGACCGGGGTCACCACGGCGGCCGTGGCCACGGCCTCGACGACGCCCGACTCCGAGCCACCGCGGGTGCGGCGACGCTGGCGCGGCGTACGGGGAGCACGCTCCTCGGCCGCCGGAGCGGCGACGGGGGCAGCCCCGCGACCGTCACGGCCGCCATCGCGGCCGCTGTCACGGCCACCACGACCGCTGTCACGGCCGCCGTCGCGACCGCCACGGCCACCGCGGCCGCCGGTCTCGCCCAGGTCTTCCAGGTTCTCGGCCTTCAGGCCGGCCCGCGTGCGCTCGCCGCGCGGCAGGATGCCCTTGGTGCCGGCCGGGATGTTCATCAGCTCGTACAGGTGCGGGGACGTGGAGTACGTCTCCACCGGGTCGTGGAAGTCCAGCTCCAGCGCCTTGTTGATCAGCTGCCAGCGCGGGATGTCGTCCCAGTCGACCAGGGTGACGGCGATGCCCTTCTTGCCCGCGCGGCCGGTGCGGCCCACACGGTGCAGGAAGGTCTTCTCGTCCTCGGGCGTCTGGTAGTTGATGACGTGGGTTACACCCTCGACATCGATACCGCGGGCGGCGACGTCGGTGCAGACCAGCACGTCGACCTTGCCGTTGCGGAAGGCGCGCAGCGCCTGCTCGCGGGCGCCCTGGCCCAGGTCGCCGTGGACGGCGCCGGACGCGAAGCCGCGCTTCTCGAGCTGCTCGGCGATGTCGGCCGCGGTGCGCTTGGTGCGGCAGAAGATCATGGCGAGCCCGCGGCCTTCGGCCTGCAGGATGCGGGAGACGAGCTCCGGCTTGTCCATGTTGTGCGCACGGAAGACGTGCTGCGTGGTGTTGGCGACGGTCGCGCCCTCGCCGTCCTCGGAGACGGCGCGGATGTGCGTCGGCTGCGTCATGTACCGGCGGGCCAGTCCGATGACCGCGCCCGGCATGGTCGCCGAGAACAGCATGGTCTGACGCTTAGGCGGCAGGTAGCTCATGATCCGCTCGACGTCGGGCAGGAAGCCCAGGTCGAGCATCTCGTCGGCCTCGTCCAGGACGAGGGCGCGGATCTTCGAGAGATCGAGCTTCTTCTGGCCGGCCAGGTCGAGCAGGCGGCCCGGGGTGCCGACGATGATGTCGACGCCCTTCTTGAGCGCCTCGACCTGCGGCTCGTACGCGCGGCCGCCGTATATGGCGAGGACGCGGACGTTGCGGACCTTGCCCGCGGTCAGGAGGTCGTTGGTGACCTGGGTGCACAGCTCGCGGGTCGGAACCACCACGAGTGCCTGCGGGGCGTCGGTCAGCTGGTCGGGCCGGGCCCGGCCCGCCTCGACGTCCGCGGGGACGGTGACCCGCTCCAGCAGCGGAAGGCCGAAGCCGAGCGTCTTGCCGGTTCCGGTCTTGGCCTGGCCGATGACGTCCGTGCCGGAAAGGGCGACGGGGAGGGTCATCTCCTGGATCGGGAAGGGGGACACGATGCCGACGGCCTCGAGGGCTTCGGCGGTCTCGGGGAGAATCCCGAGGTCACGGAACGTAGTCAGGGTGCTGCCTCTTCTGTGAGACGCGGCGCGAGGCGGCGAAGGGGGTCGTACCGTGCCGGGCTTGCAGTACTACGCCCACCCAAATCTGGGCGGGCCGTGCAAACTGCGCGGGACCACGAGCCATCGCTCAGGCGCTTTATGCCGCTGAGGGGGCCCCTCGTGGGAGGCGGTACGTATGAACGTACGCTTCACGCCGAGGGCGGTCGGGTGGAGCCGATCGGGCCACCGACCGGGCATCCTCATTCGGATGGCCCGCCGAGTGTTCGGCAGGCGCATTACCACTGTACCCCGGAATCTCGCAGCTGTGTCGGGTGAATTCATCAGGTAGGCGCGTTTACGTGGACTGAGCAGGTGGTTCGCGGTGCCTTTCGGCGAGCTATTGTGCGGAGCATGTCGACCGTTGAAAACGCATCGCCCGCCGACGGCAGCGCCCCCGCAGAGGCGGCCGGAATCGCCGCCCAGGACTGGGCCACGGCCTCCGCATCACCGCAGTACAAGGCTGCTGTGGTCGATCTCCTCGGGGCGCTCGCGTACGGCGAACTCGCGGCCTTCGAACGCCTCGCGGAGGACGCGAAACTCGCGCCCACCCTCGGCGACAAGGCCGAGCTCGCGAAGATGGCCTCCGCCGAATTCCACCACTTCGAGAGGCTCCGCGACCGTCTCGCCGCTATCGACGCGGACCCCACCGCGGCCATGGAGCCCTTTGCGAAGGGCGTCGACGACTTCCACCGCCAGACCGCGCCGTCGGACTGGCTGGAGGGCCTGGTCAAGGCCTACGTCGGCGACTCGATCGCCAGTGACTTCTACCGCGAGGTCGCCACGCACCTCGACACCGACACCCGCGGGCTCGTCGTGAGCGTGCTGGACGACACGGGCCACGGCGGCTTCGCCGTCGAGAAGGTCCGCGCCGCCATCGAGGCCGACCCGCGCTGCGGCGGCCGGCTCGCGCTGTGGGCCCGCCGCCTGATGGGCGAGGCGCTGTCGCAGGCGCAGCGCGTGGTCGCCGAGCGCGACGCGCTCTCCACCATGCTGGTCGGTGGCGTCGACGGCATGGCCGCCGGCTTCGACCTCGCGGCCGTCGGCGAGATGTTCACCCGCATCACCAAGGCGCACACCAAGCGCATGGCGGCCCTGGGCCTCGCGGCCTGACCCCGCCCCTTCGCCGTACGTACGCCGGCCCCGGCGCGGAGTGATCCGCGCCGGGGCCGGCGTACGT contains these protein-coding regions:
- a CDS encoding ferritin-like fold-containing protein, with protein sequence MSTVENASPADGSAPAEAAGIAAQDWATASASPQYKAAVVDLLGALAYGELAAFERLAEDAKLAPTLGDKAELAKMASAEFHHFERLRDRLAAIDADPTAAMEPFAKGVDDFHRQTAPSDWLEGLVKAYVGDSIASDFYREVATHLDTDTRGLVVSVLDDTGHGGFAVEKVRAAIEADPRCGGRLALWARRLMGEALSQAQRVVAERDALSTMLVGGVDGMAAGFDLAAVGEMFTRITKAHTKRMAALGLAA
- a CDS encoding DEAD/DEAH box helicase, encoding MSPFPIQEMTLPVALSGTDVIGQAKTGTGKTLGFGLPLLERVTVPADVEAGRARPDQLTDAPQALVVVPTRELCTQVTNDLLTAGKVRNVRVLAIYGGRAYEPQVEALKKGVDIIVGTPGRLLDLAGQKKLDLSKIRALVLDEADEMLDLGFLPDVERIMSYLPPKRQTMLFSATMPGAVIGLARRYMTQPTHIRAVSEDGEGATVANTTQHVFRAHNMDKPELVSRILQAEGRGLAMIFCRTKRTAADIAEQLEKRGFASGAVHGDLGQGAREQALRAFRNGKVDVLVCTDVAARGIDVEGVTHVINYQTPEDEKTFLHRVGRTGRAGKKGIAVTLVDWDDIPRWQLINKALELDFHDPVETYSTSPHLYELMNIPAGTKGILPRGERTRAGLKAENLEDLGETGGRGGRGGRDGGRDSGRGGRDSGRDGGRDGRGAAPVAAPAAEERAPRTPRQRRRTRGGSESGVVEAVATAAVVTPVAEAPQAAQVPAAAQAPAVEEARKPRRRRTRSAAPAATFVAPATALEPLAPFVVEPEPDFQMAPMVEPVRASRSSAPRSSAPRSSAPRARAPRKAAAAPVAEVVAQAAVVEAPVAAVAPAVAAVAVAVAEEAPVKPKRTRTRKVAVAAPAAEVVAEAAAPVAEEAPVKPKRTRTRKVAAAAPEAPAAEAAAPATEEAPVKPKRTRTRKAAAAPVETPEA
- a CDS encoding alpha/beta fold hydrolase translates to MSKPPSLTLPPAGRAYRLSTARGEFAVHEASPGLGSGGPVRGTALLVPGYTGSKEDFIGLLAPLAAAGYRVVAVDGRGQHESGGPRTEAPYALEELAKDVLAQTAALADGGPVHLLGHSLGGLIARAAVIRDPAPFASLTLMSSGPRAVCEDQQDRTKMLISALEVMGEDMPGIWAAMRAMDPRDEAPDSAELAQFLRERWVGTVPEQLIVTGRALVSEPDRTAELAAAAPGLAKLVLSGASDPVWPVEWMDDTARLLGAYRVVVAGTAHSPNAEDPLATAAALAGFWDSCGDSDTH